In Curtobacterium sp. MCPF17_002, one genomic interval encodes:
- a CDS encoding O-antigen ligase family protein, whose translation MTNTWPISRGTVPEREAFAFGATMLFVLFAGDAVPNSLTWVGAGILWALVAVWGVTVLVRARPTIARTPRSLWFFLAWCVVSVIWSHWRPATIASITVQVICAAMAFTVASTLTWRRILDAMSLAFRWVLMLSLLFEAVVAVFVRHPIAPIWTDYGDRDIPDAFYFSRAELFTGGRIQGLPGNANLLAMVALLAAIAVAVQFAEGRISRNRTIGWLVVAAAVLALTRSSTVLAAALVVAVALVVALWIRRVPTERRTPRYLVVLVGAVVVAVVGFLARGAVSELLGKGADATGRGEIWQRVLGLIDQHTVVGWGWIGYWWPSIPTLADLAHRKGVTYLQAHDAYLDVWMQTGIIGLLLFAVYVVTTLSRSWSSATRIGYDAALAPRPFDPVSLLPLLVVVALLVQSVAESRLLYQGNWVLFALIAIKSRIVLVGDEPLSTGDGPRTPPARREFRQPATR comes from the coding sequence GTGACGAACACCTGGCCGATCTCGCGCGGCACCGTACCCGAGCGCGAGGCGTTCGCCTTCGGTGCCACGATGCTGTTCGTGCTCTTCGCCGGGGACGCGGTCCCCAACTCGCTCACGTGGGTGGGTGCCGGCATCCTCTGGGCACTCGTCGCCGTGTGGGGTGTCACCGTCCTCGTCCGGGCCCGGCCGACGATCGCCCGGACCCCGCGCTCCCTGTGGTTCTTCCTGGCCTGGTGCGTGGTCTCCGTCATCTGGTCGCACTGGCGCCCGGCGACGATCGCGAGCATCACCGTCCAGGTCATCTGCGCCGCGATGGCGTTCACGGTCGCCTCGACGTTGACGTGGCGTCGCATCCTCGACGCGATGAGCCTCGCGTTCCGCTGGGTGCTCATGCTCTCGCTGCTCTTCGAGGCCGTCGTCGCCGTGTTCGTCCGACACCCGATCGCCCCGATCTGGACCGATTACGGCGACCGGGACATCCCGGACGCGTTCTACTTCTCCCGCGCCGAGCTCTTCACCGGTGGACGCATCCAGGGACTCCCCGGCAACGCGAACCTGCTCGCGATGGTCGCCCTGCTCGCCGCGATCGCCGTGGCGGTGCAGTTCGCCGAGGGACGGATCAGCCGGAACCGGACCATCGGCTGGCTCGTGGTGGCCGCTGCCGTGCTGGCCCTCACCCGCTCGTCGACCGTGCTCGCGGCCGCACTGGTCGTCGCCGTCGCGCTGGTCGTGGCGCTCTGGATCCGACGCGTGCCCACCGAGCGCCGGACCCCGCGGTACCTGGTCGTCCTGGTCGGCGCGGTCGTCGTCGCCGTCGTGGGGTTCCTCGCGCGCGGGGCGGTCTCCGAGCTGCTCGGCAAGGGCGCGGACGCGACCGGTCGCGGCGAGATCTGGCAGCGGGTGCTCGGCCTCATCGACCAGCACACCGTCGTCGGCTGGGGCTGGATCGGCTACTGGTGGCCGAGCATCCCGACGCTGGCGGACCTCGCGCACCGCAAGGGCGTGACCTACCTGCAGGCCCACGACGCCTACCTCGACGTGTGGATGCAGACCGGGATCATCGGGCTGCTCCTGTTCGCGGTGTACGTCGTCACGACGCTGAGCCGATCGTGGTCGTCCGCCACCCGGATCGGCTACGACGCGGCGCTGGCTCCGCGGCCGTTCGACCCCGTGTCGCTCCTGCCGCTGCTCGTCGTCGTCGCGCTGCTCGTGCAGTCCGTCGCCGAGTCCCGGCTGCTCTACCAGGGGAACTGGGTGCTGTTCGCGCTCATCGCGATCAAGTCCCGCATCGTCCTGGTCGGCGACGAGCCCCTGTCGACGGGCGACGGGCCGCGCACCCCGCCGGCACGACGCGAGTTCCGCCAGCCAGCAACCCGCTGA
- a CDS encoding O-antigen ligase family protein, producing MTDGRLTKRMLARRYLSAWIGFSAGGRFSQALATVIVLFAFGQPTVSALVGRAGVWAVLVTLFVLAGLSLLGQRYRIEWHGVLPLSLLAFVGYCALSVLWSEYSWVALRGLVGTVCFIGLGLYLALGRDLVQVIRASGDAFRILLVAALGLEVLSGLVLDVPIPAFGIQGNIAYGGPIQGIGGTRNFMGFIAAMALVTFVVEFLTRSVTMWRAIGSTALAVIALMLVQSPITGLAMIALAVTALALWSLRHARPTTRPVVNGVLGGVVVLMIVVGVLGRHRVLAEIGAAGGTATRLDLWSQIRVFVAQFPIQGWGWVGTWPHEAVIPYVTFIDPAGRPFTSGLNAFIDAWLQIGLAGTILLGVTALLAFARAWVTATTFPGVAYVWPAAVLVLLGVTSTAESYLLHGAGLMVFVAVLVIAARRRSWRRHLPRST from the coding sequence GTGACGGACGGACGGCTGACGAAGCGCATGCTCGCCAGGCGCTACCTCTCCGCCTGGATCGGGTTCTCCGCCGGCGGGCGGTTCAGCCAGGCCCTCGCCACCGTCATCGTGCTCTTCGCGTTCGGACAGCCGACCGTCTCGGCGCTCGTCGGGCGGGCCGGGGTCTGGGCCGTCCTCGTCACCCTGTTCGTCCTGGCCGGTCTCAGCCTCCTCGGACAGCGCTACCGGATCGAGTGGCACGGGGTGCTCCCCCTGTCGCTCCTGGCGTTCGTCGGGTACTGCGCGCTGAGCGTGCTCTGGAGCGAGTACTCCTGGGTGGCGCTCCGCGGTCTCGTCGGCACCGTCTGCTTCATCGGGCTCGGGCTCTACCTGGCGCTCGGACGCGACCTCGTGCAGGTGATCCGCGCCTCGGGCGACGCCTTCCGGATCCTGCTCGTCGCCGCCCTCGGCCTCGAGGTCCTCTCCGGCCTCGTCCTCGACGTCCCGATCCCCGCGTTCGGCATCCAGGGGAACATCGCGTACGGCGGTCCGATCCAGGGCATCGGCGGCACCCGCAACTTCATGGGGTTCATCGCGGCGATGGCGCTCGTCACCTTCGTGGTCGAGTTCCTCACCCGCTCGGTGACGATGTGGCGCGCGATCGGGTCCACGGCCCTCGCCGTCATCGCGCTCATGCTCGTGCAGTCCCCCATCACCGGCTTGGCGATGATCGCCCTCGCGGTCACCGCGCTCGCGCTGTGGTCGCTCCGGCATGCGCGCCCGACCACGAGGCCCGTGGTCAACGGCGTCCTCGGCGGCGTCGTGGTCCTCATGATCGTGGTCGGCGTGCTCGGCCGGCACCGGGTCCTCGCCGAGATCGGTGCGGCCGGCGGCACGGCCACCCGTCTCGACCTCTGGTCCCAGATCCGCGTCTTCGTCGCGCAGTTCCCGATCCAGGGCTGGGGCTGGGTCGGCACCTGGCCGCACGAGGCCGTCATCCCCTACGTCACCTTCATCGACCCCGCCGGACGCCCGTTCACCTCCGGGCTCAACGCCTTCATCGACGCCTGGTTGCAGATCGGGCTGGCCGGGACGATCCTGCTGGGCGTCACCGCACTCCTCGCGTTCGCGCGGGCCTGGGTGACGGCGACGACGTTCCCCGGGGTCGCGTACGTCTGGCCGGCCGCCGTCCTGGTGCTGCTCGGGGTCACGAGCACCGCGGAGAGCTACCTCCTGCACGGAGCCGGCCTGATGGTGTTCGTCGCCGTCCTGGTGATCGCGGCCCGGCGACGGTCATGGCGACGACACCTGCCGCGCAGCACCTGA